The window GTCGGCGCTCGCGGTGAACGCCCGCGTGCTGCAGCCCTCGCTGATGGACTTCCTGCGATGACCGCGGCGCTCACCTTCACCGCCCCGCCTCCCGGGCTCGCCCCGCACGTCGACTTCTCGCTCGCGCCGATCGACGGCGCCGACGGGCTGTTCGCGCTGCGCGCCGTGGCCGACGAGGCGCTGCGGCTGTACCTGGTCGACCCGAGCACCGTGCTCGGGGAGTATGCGCCGACGCTGAGCGACGCCCAGGTGGACGACCTGGCACTGCGCTCGCCCGACGATGCCCTGGTGCTCGTGGTCGCGCACCCCTCGGCGGATGGCGTGAGCGTGAACCTCCTGGCGCCCGTGGTCGTGAACCGGACGACGGGCGCGGCCGCCCAGGTCATCCTGGAGGATCAGGACTACCCGGTCAGGGCGCCCCTGGGCTGAGCGGGCGGGCCCTCCTGCACGGCGCCGGAGGGCCCGTGACGACTACCCTGGAGGGGTGATCCTCGCCGTCGACACGTCCCTTGGCACCGCCGTCGCTCTCATCGACCCCGACGGGACGCCGCGGGCCGAGGCGGGCACCGCCGATCCGCTCGGTCATGCGGAGGTGATCGGCGATCTGCTCGCCGGGGTGCTCCGCGACGGAGGCTCCGACGGCATCACCCACGTCGTGTCCGGCATGGGTCCTGGACCGTTCACCGGGCTGCGCATCGGGATCGCCGCCGCCCGCGCGTTCGCCCTCGGCCGCGGCCTGCCCGTGCTGCCGGTCCCGAGCCACACCGCGGCGGCGCTCACGGCCCTGCCGACGCAGTCCGGCCCGTTCGCGATCGTCACCGACGCACGCCGCCGCGAGGTCGCGGTCACGGTGTTCGACGGGCTCGACGACGACGGACTGCCGGTGGTCGTGGCCGACACGGTGCTGGTGCGGGCCGTCGATGCGGACACCCACCTCGACGGCATCCCGCGCGTCGACACGACCGTGCTCTCCGCGGTCGACCTGGCCAGGGCGGGCGCGCGGGCGCTGGCCGCGGGCCGCACGCTCGCCGACGCCGAGCCGCTGTACCTCCGTCACCCCGACGTGACGCTGCCCGGAGCGCCGAAGAAGGTGGGTTCGTGACGCTGCGGGAGGCGGTGCCGGGCGACCTCGACGCGATCATGGCGATCGAGGAGCGGTCGTTTCCCACCGACGCCTGGAGCCGCGAGACCATGGCGAGCGAGCTGTCGAGTCCGCACGGCCGCTATCTGGTCGACGAGGTCGACGGCGAGATCGTGGGGTACGGCGGGGTCAGGGCTCTGCAGGGCGGCGCCGACGCCGACATCCAGACCATCGCCCTGCTCGCGGAGCACCGGGGTCGGGGCCGGGGGCGTGCGCTGCTGCACGCTCTGCTCCGGGCGGCGGCCGCCCGGGGAGCCAGGGAGATGTTCCTCGAGGTGCGGGCCGACAACCCGCCGGCGGAGGGGCTGTACCGGGCCGAGGGCTTCGAGGAGATCGGCAGACGCCCCCGCTACTATCAGCCCGACGACGTCGACGCGATCGTGATGCGTCTGGACCTGCGCCGCCACCCCGCGGTCGCCGATACGCCGGAGGAGGCGAACGCATGAGCGAGCCCCTGGTGCTCGGCATCGAGACGAGCTGCGACGAGACCGGTATCGGGATCGTGCGCGGCCGCACGCTGCTGTCCAACACGATCGCGTCGAGCATGGATGAGCACGCCCGTTACGGCGGCGTCGTGCCGGAGGTCGCGGCTCGTGCGCACCTGGAGGCGCTGCAGCCGGCGATCGACGCCGCGCTCGCCGAGGCCGGGGTGCGCCTGGACCAGCTCGACGCGGTCGCCGTCACGAGCGGTCCGGGACTGGCGGGCGCGCTCATGGTGGGTGTCGGCGCGGCGAAGGGGCTCGCGGTGTCGCTCGACAAGCCGCTGTACGCCGTCAACCACCTGGTCGGTCACATCGCCGCCGACATCCTGACGCCGGAGTCGGAGCCGCTCGAGTACCCGACGATCGCGCTGCTGGTGTCGGGCGGGCACACGTCGCTGCTGCACGTGCGCGACCTCACGACCGATGTCGAGCTGCTGGGCGAGACGGTCGACGATGCGGCGGGCGAGGCGTTCGACAAGGTCGCGCGGCTGCTGTCGCTGCCGTACCCCGGAGGCCCCGAGATCGACAGGGCCGCGGTGGGCGGGGATCCCGAGGCGATCCGGTTCCCGCGCGGGCTGTCCCGGGCGTCCGACCTCGCGAAGCACCGGTACGACTTCTCGTTCTCCGGGCTCAAGACCGCCGTCGCGCGGTGGGTGGAGCGGTTCGAGGCGGAGGCCGCGGCGGCGGGCGACGAGGCCCCGGCGCTGCCCATCGCCGATGTCGCCGCGAGCTTCCGCGAGGCTGTGGTCGATGTGCTCGTCACGAAGGCGCTGGCCGCCTGCGCCGACCTGGGAGTCCCGCGGCTCCTGCTCGGCGGCGGCGTGATCGCGAACCGGCGGCTGCGCGAGGTCGCCCTGGCGCGAGCCGCGGAGGCGGGCGTCACGGTCCGCATCCCGCCGCTGTCGCTGTGCACCGACAACGGCGCGATGATCGCGGCGCTCGCCGCCGAGCTGATCTCGTCTGGTCGTCCGCCGTCGACCCTCGCGTTCGGCGCCGACTCGACCCTGCCGGTGACCGAGATCCAGGTCGCGGAGGCGGTGGCGGTATGAGCGACGTGCCGCGACCGGCGGGAGACGCGACCCCGACGCCCCCTGCGCGACTCGAGCGGGCGAGCGAACAGGTGGACCGTTCGGCGGCGACGGCGCGGATCCCCGGCGCGCGGCGCGACGGATACAGCAAGCTGCCCACGGGTCCGGTCGGCATCGAGCCCGTGGTGGTGAGTGGCCCGGACATCGACCGTCACGAGGATGCGGAGTGGGAGCCGTCGGTCACCGAGCCGGCGCCCGTCGACGACACGCGGCTCGCGCCCTGGGCCCTGCTGGCGGCGATCGTGGCGCTGGGCGCGTCGTTCTTCGTCGGCTGGGGGATCCCGGTCGCGGTGGTCGCGGTGATCGCGGCGATCATGTCGCTGCGGTGTCCGATGGAGAACCGCGCGATCGCGCGCTGGGCGCTCGCTCTCGGCCTGTGCGCGACCGTGTACAGCCTGGCCTGGCTGGTGTGGGCCGGTATGCAGTTCGAGAGGCTCGGCTAGCGATGCCGTCGGCGGGGGGCGACGACGAGCTGCGGGCGCTGCAGCGGAAGGCCTACGCCCGCGATGGCGCCCTCACGGCCGCCGAGGCCGCCCGGCTGGCCGCTCTCGAAGAGCTCCGGCGTGCCGGGCGTGCGGACGCCTCCGGGGTGCCGGCTCGCGATGCCGCGGCATGCGACACCGGCCCGGCTTCCGATGCCAACACGGCCTCGGCATCGGGCGCGGACGCGGTGTCCGGTG of the Microbacterium sufflavum genome contains:
- the rimI gene encoding ribosomal protein S18-alanine N-acetyltransferase, whose protein sequence is MTLREAVPGDLDAIMAIEERSFPTDAWSRETMASELSSPHGRYLVDEVDGEIVGYGGVRALQGGADADIQTIALLAEHRGRGRGRALLHALLRAAAARGAREMFLEVRADNPPAEGLYRAEGFEEIGRRPRYYQPDDVDAIVMRLDLRRHPAVADTPEEANA
- a CDS encoding flagellar assembly protein FliW; its protein translation is MTAALTFTAPPPGLAPHVDFSLAPIDGADGLFALRAVADEALRLYLVDPSTVLGEYAPTLSDAQVDDLALRSPDDALVLVVAHPSADGVSVNLLAPVVVNRTTGAAAQVILEDQDYPVRAPLG
- the tsaB gene encoding tRNA (adenosine(37)-N6)-threonylcarbamoyltransferase complex dimerization subunit type 1 TsaB; this translates as MILAVDTSLGTAVALIDPDGTPRAEAGTADPLGHAEVIGDLLAGVLRDGGSDGITHVVSGMGPGPFTGLRIGIAAARAFALGRGLPVLPVPSHTAAALTALPTQSGPFAIVTDARRREVAVTVFDGLDDDGLPVVVADTVLVRAVDADTHLDGIPRVDTTVLSAVDLARAGARALAAGRTLADAEPLYLRHPDVTLPGAPKKVGS
- the tsaD gene encoding tRNA (adenosine(37)-N6)-threonylcarbamoyltransferase complex transferase subunit TsaD; this translates as MSEPLVLGIETSCDETGIGIVRGRTLLSNTIASSMDEHARYGGVVPEVAARAHLEALQPAIDAALAEAGVRLDQLDAVAVTSGPGLAGALMVGVGAAKGLAVSLDKPLYAVNHLVGHIAADILTPESEPLEYPTIALLVSGGHTSLLHVRDLTTDVELLGETVDDAAGEAFDKVARLLSLPYPGGPEIDRAAVGGDPEAIRFPRGLSRASDLAKHRYDFSFSGLKTAVARWVERFEAEAAAAGDEAPALPIADVAASFREAVVDVLVTKALAACADLGVPRLLLGGGVIANRRLREVALARAAEAGVTVRIPPLSLCTDNGAMIAALAAELISSGRPPSTLAFGADSTLPVTEIQVAEAVAV